From Daphnia pulicaria isolate SC F1-1A chromosome 4, SC_F0-13Bv2, whole genome shotgun sequence, one genomic window encodes:
- the LOC124337961 gene encoding organic cation transporter protein-like produces METDNKSTSGAQLKDEENLEGEPFNYDDILKHLGQLGKFQLRAFLWLCLPAIFPGLITMSLTFTGGVPDYRCFVDGCDEVESQGQGDFSHPWLNNTIPGWEDDASSSDNRIKKQCYVYNHTWNNVEECLAGSDVNIDQEIQCSEWVYDDSIFGSTIVTEFELTCDDEHKQPIASTVYMAGNIFGPLIFGLIADKFGRKAAYTWGILFMGCVVTGSALSKNLITFCVLRFFSGLANLGLFEIYIVWGIESVGTKYRTICGFVYQLCFTVGSALMGCIAFFVRDWQIIQIIIGAPIFLLLALHWLVPESIRWLVATKRYESARKLILKAAKVNKKSVPDHLLVIPNGQSVVKDAEISSTALNENTKNSFVKREGLIDVLRSPVLLKRLVIMIAAWFGGVMGYYGITFSSNNLSDNFFVNYELSMLVEIPAYLCGIYVTDKVGRRPTLCAGMIISGFACLITGLVPEDPAFIRVTFSLIGKFFISTVMAVLYSFTAELFPTETRGVTVGISSTLGHFGGVVAPILADAGRKIDPAFPYIIFAIVNVCVGILGLLLPETNHLPLPTTIQEAVDMEKYTFSLHRCCHRKKEEENCD; encoded by the exons ATGGAAACAGACAATAAATCAACATCTGGTGCTCAATTAAAGGATGAAGAGAATTTGGAGGGAGAACCTTTTAACTATGACGACATTCTGAAACACTTGGGGCAATTAGGTAAGTTCCAACTGCGAGCATTTCTATGGTTATGCCTGCCTGCTATATTTCCAGGCCTCATAACAATGTCCTTAACATTCACTGGTGGGGTACCCGATTACAG ATGTTTCGTTGACGGTTGTGATGAAGTCGAATCTCAGGGACAGGGGGATTTTTCCCATCCTTGGTTGAATAACACCATTCCCGGATGGGAAGATGACGCTTCATCAAGTGACAATCGAATTAAGAAGCAATGTTACGTTTACAACCATACATGGAACAATGTTGAAGAGTGTCTCGCAGGGAGCGACGTCAATATCGATCAAGAAATACAGTGCAGCGAATGGGTCTATGACGACTCCATATTCGGATCCACCATCGTTACGGAA TTTGAGTTGACATGTGATGACGAACATAAGCAACCGATAGCCAGTACCGTATACATGGCTGGAAATATATTTGGACCTCTCATATTTGGACTTATCGCAGATAA ATTTGGAAGAAAAGCAGCGTACACATGGGGAATATTGTTTATGGGTTGCGTCGTAACCGGCTCGGCTCTGTCCAAGAATCTGATCACCTTCTGCGTCTTAAGATTCTTTAGCGGACTTGCCAATCTCGGCCTCTTTGAAATCTACATTGTCTGGG GCATTGAATCAGTTGGTACAAAGTACCGAACCATTTGTGGTTTTGTTTATCAACTTTGTTTCACCGTTGGTTCTGCACTTATGGGCTGTATAGCCTTCTTTGTAAGAGACTGgcaaataattcaaatcattATAGGAGCTCCCATATTTTTACTCTTGGCTCTCCATTG GCTTGTTCCGGAATCAATTCGATGGTTAGTAGCAACGAAACGTTACGAAAGCGcaagaaaattgattttgaaagcGGCCAAAGTTAATAAGAAATCAGTGCCTGATCACTTGCTGGTCATTCCTAATGGACAATCG GTGGTAAAAGATGCGGAGATTTCTAGTACTGCCCTTaacgaaaacacaaaaaattcatttgtgaAGCGCGAGGGTCTCATCGATGTATTACGTTCTCCGGTTTTACTGAAAAGGCTCGTTATCATGATTGCAGCTTG GTTCGGTGGCGTTATGGGCTACTACGGTATTACATTTTCCAGCAACAACTTGTCTGATAATTTTTTCGTCAACTACGAACTCAGCAT GTTAGTAGAAATTCCCGCTTACCTTTGCGGAATTTACGTAACAGATAAAGTTGGCAGGCGACCAACTCTTTGCGCTGGGATGATTATAAGTGGTTTTGCTTGTCTGATCACCGGATTGGTTCCAGAAG ATCCAGCGTTCATCCGAGTCACTTTCTCTCTGATTGGAAAGTTTTTCATATCTACTGTAATGGCAGTGCTTTACTCTTTCACTGCGGAATTATTTCCTACGGAAACAAGAGGCGTTACAGTCGGCATTTCTTCTACCCTTGGTCACTTTGGAGGCGTCGTAGCTCCCATTTTAGCCGATGCT GGGAGAAAAATTGACCCTGCTTTCCCGTACATTATCTTCGCCATCGTCAACGTTTGCGTCGGTATTTTGGGACTTTTACTACCGGAAACAAATCATCTTCCACTACCTACTACTATTCAAGAGGCAGTTGATATGGAAAA GTACACGTTTTCTCTTCACCGTTGCTGCCAcaggaagaaggaagaagaaaattgcgattaa
- the LOC124337968 gene encoding uncharacterized protein LOC124337968 isoform X2, with protein MDEKIQWVEPTMTATPASSGTSAPVLTESDVNTWRENGYCLVNDLFPENLLKLVANDCNNVFPSPLSEEAKKINYYGGFVNFPSTYDSVNQLPLHPRMMAAVAQLFGMKDLTDVRLTQTEVWPKYGRNDSSHENNEEDNADQRMHCDFPSHTLTHPPPWDEPDAVSIILYLSDVDECYGATAVVPRTGKDDPAYTYPLSQMPGFGTTEWKNNRNIAEAYLREVAPEVAQYRAEHLYPREKRVRYRFGTVLFYRQDAWHRGTELKPGCLRVVVNMTYRKAIAEWISTMHIGWAWAMMRKNLPLENLVAKATVEQRCILGFPKPGHSYWTPMTIAAVAARYEALGMDMKPYIEAIKQ; from the exons atggacgaaaaaattcaatggGTGGAGCCTACTATGACGGCTACTCCAGCCTCGTCTGGTACAAGCGCACCTGTTCTGACGGAATCCGACGTGAATACTTGGCGGGAGAACGGGTACTGTTTAGTGAACGATCTCTTTCCTGAGAACCTGTTAAAACTGGTGGCAAATGATTGCAACAATGTTTTCCCATCACCGTTATCcgaagaagcaaaaaaaattaattattacggAGGTTTCGTCAACTTCCCGTCGACTTACGACTCGGTTAATCAATTACCGCTGCACCCACGCATGATGGCCGCTGTGGCACAATTGTTCGGCATGAAGGACCTCACTGACGTCCGTCTCACTCAGACGGAAGTTTGGCCCAAATACGGTCGCAACGACTCTAGTCACGAAAACAACGAAGAGGACAATGCTGACCAACGCATGCACTGCGACTTCCCTAGTCACACGCTTACGCATCCGCCTCCTTGGGACGAACCTGATGCAGTCTCTATCATCTTGTACCTTTCGGACGTGGATGAGTGTTACGGTGCCACAGCCGTCGTACCTCGCACAGGAAAAG ATGATCCAGCATATACATATCCGCTTTCTCAAATGCCGGGTTTCGGCACGACCGAATGGAAAAACAACCGGAATATAGCTGAAGCCTACCTACGAGAAGTAGCTCCAGAGGTGGCACAATACCGTGCCGAACACTTGTACCCCCGCGAAAAGCGGGTTCGCTACCGGTTCGGAACAGTGCTATTCTACCGACAGGACGCTTGGCATAGAGGTACAGAGCTCAAGCCGGGCTGCTTGCGTGTCGTCGTCAACATGACGTATCGCAAAGCCATAGCCGAATGGATAAG CACCATGCACATTGGTTGGGCGTGGGCAATGATGCGCAAAAATCTCCCCTTAGAGAATCTGGTGGCGAAAGCCACTGTCGAGCAGCGTTGCATTTTGGGGTTCCCGAAAccggggcattcgtactggaCGCCCATGACCATTGCAGCCGTTGCCGCTCGTTACGAAGCACTTGGCATGGATATGAAGCCATACATTGAAGCCATTAAACAATAG
- the LOC124337958 gene encoding organic cation transporter protein-like, producing MESRDHSDQPKPAGQQDGQPKEEKENLKGEAFNYDDILEHLGQIGKFQLRTVLWLIVPALFPAFVTMSLTFTGGVPDYRCFVDGCDEVESQGQDGMDYFSPPWLNNTIPGWEGESSSTDNRVKKQCYVYNHTWNNVEECLAGSDVGIDQEIQCNEWVYDDSIFGSTVVTDFELVCDDENKRPIPGMAYMAGNVFGPVLFGFLSDKTGRKPAFTLSVILLSILVTSAAFSTNIITFSVLRFLSAICNIGFFDIYFVWGVEAVGGKYRVAVGFMFQVLFTTGAAVLGIIAYFVRDWRKLHLIMGVPIFTFVSLYWMVPESIRWLIAKKRYKEAKELILKASKVNKKSIPDHLLVIPNQHLSEQQEKEMAVFTIQSEEILIKENRTTTTMDSTENSEEGVMDILRSTVMVKRIVILMTAWFACVMSYYGITFAANNISRNFYINYELIMLVEIPAYVFFIYITEKIGRRLTISAGLMISGLGCLITGLLPADQEVMQVVFSLIGKFFVSTVLAALYAGTIELFPTETRAIAMGICSTFGRFGGIVAPLLADAGSRIDPALPYIIFAIANIAVGVLCFLLPETKNLPLPNNIQEAIDMEKHTISLRRCCKKNDETVIPPFGKK from the exons ATGGAGAGTAGAGATCACTCTGATCAACCGAAACCGGCAGGACAACAAGATGGacaaccaaaagaagaaaaggagaactTGAAGGGAGAAGCATTCAACTATGATGACATTCTGGAACACTTGGGACAAATAGGAAAATTCCAGTTGCGAACTGTTTTGTGGCTAATTGTACCGGCGCTATTTCCAGCTTTCGTCACCATGTCACTCACTTTCACTGGCGGTGTACCCGATTACAG ATGTTTCGTTGACGGTTGTGATGAAGTCGAATCACAAGGACAGGACGGAATGGATTATTTTTCCCCTCCTTGGTTGAATAACACCATTCCCGGATGGGAAGGCGAGTCTTCATCAACTGATAACCGAGTAAAGAAACAATGTTACGTTTACAACCATACATGGAACAATGTTGAAGAGTGTCTCGCCGGCAGCGACGTCGGTATCGATCAAGAAATACAATGCAACGAATGGGTCTACGATGACTCAATATTTGGGTCTACTGTAGTCACTGAT TTTGAACTAGTCTGTGACGACGAGAATAAGCGCCCCATTCCTGGCATGGCTTACATGGCCGGCAACGTCTTCGGTCCCGTATTGTTTGGATTTCTATCAGACAA AACTGGTAGAAAACCAGCGTTTACACTGAGCGTCATACTTTTGTCCATTTTGGTCACAAGTGCAGCTTTTTCAACGAATATAATAACTTTTAGCGTACTACGATTTTTAAGCGCAATCTGCAATATTGGGTTCTTCGACATTTATTTTGTCTGGG GTGTTGAAGCCGTCGGGGGAAAATACCGAGTTGCTGTTGGTTTTATGTTCCAAGTGCTTTTCACGACAGGTGCTGCCGTGTTGGGTATCATCGCTTACTTTGTAAGAGATTGGCGTAAACTACATCTTATTATGGGAGTTCCCATTTTCACATTTGTTTCTCTATACTG GATGGTACCGGAATCGATTCGGTGGTTGATTGCGAAGAAACGTTACAAAGAAGCAAAAGAATTAATCTTGAAAGCATCAAAAGTGAACAAGAAATCAATTCCTGATCACTTGCTTGTTATTCCCAATCAACATCTATCAGAACAA CAAGAAAAAGAGATGGCCGTATTCACTATCCAATCTGAAGAAATATTGATCAAGGAAAATAGAACGACTACCACAATGGATTCTACTGAAAATAGCGAAGAAGGCGTTATGGACATTTTACGGTCCACGGTTATGGTCAAAAGAATCGTTATATTAATGACGGCTTG GTTTGCATGTGTGATGAGTTATTACGGCATCACATTTGCGGCAAACAACATATCTCGCAACTTTTACATCAATTATGAGCTGATTAT GTTAGTGGAGATTCCAGCTTACGTATTCTTCATCTACATAACAGAAAAAATTGGCAGAAGACTCACCATAAGTGCAGGGCTGATGATCAGTGGTTTAGGCTGTCTTATAACTGGGCTGCTCCCAGCAG aTCAGGAGGTTATGCAAGTTGTTTTCTCGTTAATTGGAAAGTTTTTCGTTTCGACCGTTCTGGCAGCACTCTATGCGGGAaccattgaattatttccgacGGAAACAAGAGCGATAGCTATGGGGATATGCTCTACATTCGGACGATTTGGGGGAATTGTGGCACCTCTTTTAGCCGACGCT GGTAGCAGGATTGATCCCGCTTTACCTTACATCATTTTTGCTATAGCTAATATCGCTGTCGGCGTGTTGTGTTTTTTACTGccggaaacaaaaaatctccCACTTCCTAATAATATTCAAGAAGCCATCGACATGGAAAA GCATACTATATCTTTGCGTCGCTGCTGTAAAAAGAACGATGAAACTGTCATTCCGCCGTTTGGGAAAAAgtga
- the LOC124337968 gene encoding uncharacterized protein LOC124337968 isoform X1: MCSVATQSLCFSALSWKMDEKIQWVEPTMTATPASSGTSAPVLTESDVNTWRENGYCLVNDLFPENLLKLVANDCNNVFPSPLSEEAKKINYYGGFVNFPSTYDSVNQLPLHPRMMAAVAQLFGMKDLTDVRLTQTEVWPKYGRNDSSHENNEEDNADQRMHCDFPSHTLTHPPPWDEPDAVSIILYLSDVDECYGATAVVPRTGKDDPAYTYPLSQMPGFGTTEWKNNRNIAEAYLREVAPEVAQYRAEHLYPREKRVRYRFGTVLFYRQDAWHRGTELKPGCLRVVVNMTYRKAIAEWISTMHIGWAWAMMRKNLPLENLVAKATVEQRCILGFPKPGHSYWTPMTIAAVAARYEALGMDMKPYIEAIKQ, from the exons atgtgtTCAGTTGCTACGCAGTCTTTGTGCTTCTCAGCG TTGTCTTGGAagatggacgaaaaaattcaatggGTGGAGCCTACTATGACGGCTACTCCAGCCTCGTCTGGTACAAGCGCACCTGTTCTGACGGAATCCGACGTGAATACTTGGCGGGAGAACGGGTACTGTTTAGTGAACGATCTCTTTCCTGAGAACCTGTTAAAACTGGTGGCAAATGATTGCAACAATGTTTTCCCATCACCGTTATCcgaagaagcaaaaaaaattaattattacggAGGTTTCGTCAACTTCCCGTCGACTTACGACTCGGTTAATCAATTACCGCTGCACCCACGCATGATGGCCGCTGTGGCACAATTGTTCGGCATGAAGGACCTCACTGACGTCCGTCTCACTCAGACGGAAGTTTGGCCCAAATACGGTCGCAACGACTCTAGTCACGAAAACAACGAAGAGGACAATGCTGACCAACGCATGCACTGCGACTTCCCTAGTCACACGCTTACGCATCCGCCTCCTTGGGACGAACCTGATGCAGTCTCTATCATCTTGTACCTTTCGGACGTGGATGAGTGTTACGGTGCCACAGCCGTCGTACCTCGCACAGGAAAAG ATGATCCAGCATATACATATCCGCTTTCTCAAATGCCGGGTTTCGGCACGACCGAATGGAAAAACAACCGGAATATAGCTGAAGCCTACCTACGAGAAGTAGCTCCAGAGGTGGCACAATACCGTGCCGAACACTTGTACCCCCGCGAAAAGCGGGTTCGCTACCGGTTCGGAACAGTGCTATTCTACCGACAGGACGCTTGGCATAGAGGTACAGAGCTCAAGCCGGGCTGCTTGCGTGTCGTCGTCAACATGACGTATCGCAAAGCCATAGCCGAATGGATAAG CACCATGCACATTGGTTGGGCGTGGGCAATGATGCGCAAAAATCTCCCCTTAGAGAATCTGGTGGCGAAAGCCACTGTCGAGCAGCGTTGCATTTTGGGGTTCCCGAAAccggggcattcgtactggaCGCCCATGACCATTGCAGCCGTTGCCGCTCGTTACGAAGCACTTGGCATGGATATGAAGCCATACATTGAAGCCATTAAACAATAG
- the LOC124336753 gene encoding nucleolar protein dao-5-like translates to MPLASTSQVETPTPTASTSQVRTPKATPKRTAASKSKASTPKRVNVEALKTTALLSPISPKPSKGKAVARSKPAAKDAPAVKSTPAKELKLITKRFDDENPCVTLLLEVAGKETARRNSLRSAKDPEPGKGKTPRTEPVNLKGKSKGLFCETDSAEEELLKEKPILNKAPTQASTPAEEQTAAATTELPGPIPRRSRRLLDSASESEPELILTADEEEKFLKNLDLNSIRQDKTVETLEEAAKKLDLVSEPMNH, encoded by the exons ATGCCATTGGCCTCGACGAGCCAGGTAGAGACACCGACACCAACGGCCTCGACGAGCCAGGTTCGGACTCCAAAAGCGACTCCAAAGCGTACAGCGGCAAGTAAGAGCAAGGCATCTACCCCGAAAAGGGTTAACGTTGAAGCTTTGAAAACTACGGCTCTGCTGAGTCCGATATCGCCCAAGCCGTCGAAAGGCAAGGCGGTAGCCCGGTCGAAGCCCGCGGCAAAAGACGCTCCAGCCGTCAAAAGTACGCCCGCCAAAGAGTTGAAGCTGATCACCAAAAGGTTCGACGACGAGAATCCCTGTGTTACACTG TTGTTAGAAGTGGCAGGAAAAGAGACGGCGAGGCGCAATAGTCTCAGATCTGCCAAAGATCCTGAGCCAGGCAAAGGGAAGACACCCAGAACTGAGCCGGTTAACTTAAAAGGCAAATCAAAGGGGCTGTTCTGTGAAACGGACAGCGCCGAAGAAGAGCTACTTAAGGAGAAACCAATCCTCAATAAGGCCCCGACTCAGGCCTCAACTCCAGCGGAGGAGCAAACCGCAGCAGCGACGACCGAGCTGCCTGGCCCGATCCCACGAAGATCCCGCCGGTTGTTGGACTCAGCTTCCGAGTCAGAGCCGGAGCTCATACTCACGgcggacgaagaagaaaagttcctGAAAAATCTAGACCTAAATTCAATTAGGCAGGACAAGACAGTCGAAACACTCGAAGAGGCGGCTAAGAAACTCGACCTGGTTTCGGAGCCGATGAATCATTGA
- the LOC124337965 gene encoding flocculation protein FLO11-like: MFSVGILLICLWTSAIAGNSSSALNAIGSNASAISTSQLPFGINISDLPKSMRNISNHTIQTILASHPKMRIPNVGAKHNKTVIVANATDASKTASDVTLPTTLRNLTQHIKNGGHRSSSSRLLDRLASKVSLVSLTSSKVSDVSNKTSPLRNERASINATLIELKNATDRINNKTIEKRSADNTSMTDRASSFFQTLPAMLANTTSNVTSWARRLFRVDSESSRNAATKKVTRDTAAAELELVKALVNTSALNSTSTEKLGSTVAAQKDNSSLATIIERAVGNLTADIPAVKASNSSAVNSTKSGIKGGAGSQVVEVPLKRQNDSTVEGEHKVAKLTEEIPEKTANSSLIVKSSASPNNRTKRQCLNGGRGSYNVIPSRPSPGRVPVYGRPPAAASQTYGMVPPAAYGMTPASPATTTPAVPVYVYNTPASYAPPATSAPAYGIAPASPIYTTPAPAAPAYGMAPAAPVPAAAYGMAPATPAPAPAYGMAPASPVPAPAYGMAPAAPAPAYGMAPATPAPAPAYGMAPATPASAPAYGMAPAAPAPAYGMAPAAPAPTYGMASATPAPAPSYGMAPASPAPGAVYGMAPTPAPAPSYGMAPVAPAPAPAPVYGMAPGAPIYATPAPVAAPAYEQTTESYYTAPAPLYTTNIPPNLQPTPSPYGALPLPIYPAQPYGSMPSPPSPTASPWY, from the exons ATGTTTTCCGTGGGAATTTTGCTGATATGCTTATGGACTTCTGCCATAGCTGGAAACTCGTCTAGCGCTTTAAATGCTATCGGTTCTAACGCTTCCGCCATATCCACCAGTCAGCTACCCTTTGGAATCAACATATCTGATTTACCCAAATCCATGCGTAATATCAGTAATCACACCATTCAAACCATCCTAGCGTCGCATCCAAAG ATGAGAATTCCAAATGTGGGAGCCAAGCACAACAAAACAGTTATTGTGGCCAATGCGACCGATGCGAGCAAGACGGCCAGTGACGTAACGCTCCCAACTACTTTACGCAATCTGACACAGCACATCAAAAATGGCGGGCATCGTTCCAGCTCTAGTCGACTTCTGGATCGATTGGCATCGAAAGTCTCTCTGGTTAGCTTGACCTCATCTAAGGTTAGCGACGTGTCGAATAAAACTTCACCGCTGAGAAACGAACGCGCCTCTATCAATGCCACGTTGATTGAACTGAAGAACGCCACTGATCGGATCAACAATAAGACTATTGAGAAACGTTCCGCCGACAATACTTCTATGACGGACAGGGCTTCGTCTTTTTTCCAGACTCTACCCGCCATGCTGGCCAACACCACATCTAACGTCACTTCCTGGGCAAGGAGGCTGTTTAGAGTCGACAGCGAATCTTCAAGGAACGCGGCTACGAAGAAAGTTACTCGAGACACAGCTGCTGCTGAACTGGAACTGGTCAAGGCGCTGGTCAACACTTCCGCACTCAACTCTACTTCAACGGAAAAATTGGGCTCTACTGTAGCTGCCCAAAAAGACAACTCATCTCTAGCAACCATCATCGAGCGTGCTGTTGGGAACCTGACTGCTGACATCCCAGCAGTAAAGGCAAGCAATTCATCGGCTGTTAATTCTACCAAGTCCGGAATTAAGGGCGGTGCCGGATCACAAGTTGTGGAAGTTCCTCTTAAGAGACAAAATGACAGCACTGTTGAGGGTGAACACAAGGTCGCTAAACTCACTGAGGAAATTCCTGAGAAAACCGCAAATTCTTCTTTGATCGTGAAATCCTCAGCTTCGCCCAACAATCGTACCAAACGTCAATGTTTGAATGGTGGGAGGGGAAGCTACAACGTTATTCCTTCTCGGCCGTCTCCTGGCCGAGTTCCAGTGTACGGAAGGCCTCCAGCTGCTGCTTCTCAAACTTATGGAATGGTTCCTCCTGCAGCTTACGGAATGACTCCAGCTTCCCCAGCTACAACTACTCCAGCTGTCCCAGTCTATGTTTATAACACTCCGGCATCTTATGCTCCTCCTGCTACCTCTGCTCCAGCCTATGGAATTGCTCCTGCTTCCCCGATCTATACTACACCAGCACCTGCAGCTCCCGCTTATGGAATGGCCCCTGCTGCTCCCGTTCCTGCTGCTGCTTATGGAATGGCCCCTGCTACTCCTGCCCCGGCTCCTGCTTATGGAATGGCTCCTGCTTCTCCCGTTCCTGCTCCTGCTTATGGAATGGcgcctgctgctcctgctcctgcttaTGGAATGGCCCCTGCTACTCCTGCCCCGGCTCCTGCTTATGGAATGGCTCCTGCTACTCCTGCCTCTGCTCCCGCTTATGGAATGGcgcctgctgctcctgctcctgcttaTGGAATGGCCCCTGCTGCTCCCGCTCCTACTTATGGAATGGCCTCTGCTACCCCTGCCCCTGCTCCCTCTTATGGAATGGCTCCTGCTTCTCCCGCTCCTGGTGCTGTTTATGGAATGGCTCCTACTCCCGCTCCTGCTCCCTCTTATGGAATGGCCCCTGTTGCTCCTGCCCCTGCTCCTGCTCCCGTTTATGGAATGGCTCCAGGAGCACCGATCTATGCTACACCGGCACCGGTTGCGGCTCCTGCTTATGAACAGACCACAGAGTCATACTACACTGCTCCCGCCCCGTTGTACACAACTAATATTCCGCCCAACTTACAGCCTACTCCGAGCCCTTATGGAGCTTTGCCTCTCCCTATTTATCCTGCCCAACCTTACGGTTCTATGCCGTCTCCCCCATCGCCTACTGCGTCTCCGTGGTATTAA
- the LOC124337960 gene encoding organic cation transporter protein-like, translating to MESSDHSDQPKPAGQQDGQPKEEEENLKGEAFNYDDILEHLGQLGKFQLRTVLWLCVPALFPAFVTMSLTFTGGVPDYRCFVDGCDEVESQGQDGMDYFSPPWLNNTIPGWEGESSSTDNRIKRQCYVYNHTWNNVEECLAGSDVGIDQEIQCSEWVYDDSIFGSTVVTDFELVCDDENKRPIPGMAYMAGNVFGPLLFGFLTDKTGRKPAFTLCVFILFILVTGAAFSTNIITFSVLRFLSGICNIGFFDIYYVWGVEAVGESYRVVVGFMFQLLFTAGSAVLGIIAYFVRDWRKLHLIIGVPIFTFVSLYWMVPESIRWLIAKRRYKEAKELILKASKVNKRSIPDHLLVIPYQHLSEQQEKGMAIFTIQAEEILNDEKRPSTTKDSTENSEEGVMDILRSTVMVKRIVILMAAWFASVMGYYGITFAANNLSSSFYINYELIMLVEIPAYIFGIYITDKVGRRLTLSVGLLISGVGCLITGLLPADQEVTQVVFSLIGKFFISTVMAALYAATVELFPTETRAITMGICSTSGRFGGILAPLLADAGSRIDPAFPYIVFAIANIAVGVLCFLLPETNNLPLPNNIQEAIDMEKHTFSLRGCCKIPSGEK from the exons ATGGAGAGTAGTGATCACTCTGATCAACCGAAACCGGCAGGACAACAAGATGGacaaccaaaagaagaagaagagaacttGAAGGGAGAGGCGTTCAACTATGATGACATTCTGGAACACTTGGGACAACTAGGAAAATTCCAATTGCGAACTGTTTTGTGGCTCTGTGTACCAGCGCTATTTCCAGCTTTCGTCACCATGTCGCTCACTTTCACTGGCGGTGTACCCGATTACAG ATGTTTTGTTGACGGTTGTGATGAAGTCGAATCACAAGGACAGGACGGAATGGATTATTTTTCCCCTCCTTGGTTGAATAACACCATTCCTGGATGGGAAGGCGAGTCTTCATCAACTGATAACCGAATAAAGAGACAATGTTACGTTTACAATCACACATGGAACAATGTTGAAGAGTGTCTCGCCGGCAGCGACGTCGGTATCGATCAAGAAATACAATGCAGCGAATGGGTCTATGACGACTCAATATTCGGGTCTACTGTAGTCACTGAT tttGAACTAGTCTGTGACGACGAGAATAAGCGACCAATACCTGGCATGGCTTACATGGCAGGCAACGTCTTCGGCCCCCTACTATTTGGATTCCTAACAGACAA AACTGGTAGAAAACCAGCGTTCACACTGTGCGtctttattttgttcattttggtCACCGGTGCAGCTTTTTCAACGAATATAATAACCTTTAGCGTACTGCGATTTTTAAGCGGAATCTGCAATATTGGGTTCTTTGACATTTATTATGTCTGGG GTGTTGAAGCTGTTGGGGAAAGTTACcgagttgttgttggttttatGTTTCAATTGCTCTTTACGGCTGGTTCTGCCGTGTTGGGTATCATCGCTTACTTTGTAAGAGATTGGCGTAAACTACATCTCATCATAGGAGTTCCTATTTTCACCTTTGTTTCACTATACTG GATGGTACCGGAATCGATTCGGTGGTTGATTGCGAAGCGACGTTACAAAGAAGCAAAAGAATTAATCTTGAAGGCATCAAAAGTGAACAAGAGATCAATTCCTGATCATTTGCTTGTAATTCCTTATCAGCATCTATCAGAACAA CAAGAAAAAGGGATGGCCATATTCACCATCCAAGCTGAAGAAATATTaaacgatgaaaaaagaccgAGTACCACAAAAGATTCTACTGAAAATAGCGAAGAAGGTGTTATGGACATTTTACGATCCACGGTTATGGTCAAAAGGATCGTTATATTAATGGCAGCTTG GTTTGCTTCTGTGATGGGTTACTACGGCATCACATTTGCGGCAAACAACTTATCTTCAAGCTTTTACATCAATTACGAGCTGATaat GTTAGTTGAGATTCCTGCTTACATATTCGGCATCTACATAACAGACAAAGTTGGCAGAAGACTTACTTTAAGTGTAGGGCTGTTGATCAGCGGTGTTGGCTGTCTTATCACTGGGCTGCTCCCAGCAG aTCAGGAGGTTACGCAAGTTGTTTTCTCATTAATTGGAAAGTTTTTCATTTCGACCGTTATGGCGGCCCTCTATGCGGCGAcggttgaattatttccaacgGAAACAAGGGCGATAACTATGGGGATATGCTCTACATCCGGACGATTTGGGGGAATTTTGGCCCCTCTTTTAGCTGACGCT ggTAGCAGAATTGATCCCGCTTTTCCTTACATAGTTTTTGCTATAGCTAATATCGCTGTCGGTGTTTTGTGTTTCTTACTGCCGGAAACCAACAATCTCCCACTTCCTAATAATATTCAAGAAGCCATCGACATGGAAAA GCATACTTTTTCTTTGCGTGGCTGCTGTAAAATTCCAAGTGGGGAAAAGTGA